The Microbulbifer sp. YPW1 genome contains a region encoding:
- a CDS encoding divergent PAP2 family protein, producing MNLAYLVTPFIAWLIAGSLKFTINSIRAKQLAFGLIGYGGLPSNHSAIVSSMATLIALQEGIDHPAFGVAITLAFIVVLDAGSLRRQVGIHAASINQIQADRGVLNRALRERMGHSRTEILAGVLTGIASATTINYTQTAFTV from the coding sequence ATGAACCTGGCTTACCTGGTCACTCCTTTCATAGCTTGGCTTATTGCCGGCTCATTGAAGTTTACAATCAACAGCATTAGAGCAAAGCAACTTGCCTTTGGCTTGATTGGCTACGGCGGTTTACCCAGTAATCACAGCGCGATTGTCAGTAGTATGGCGACCTTGATTGCGCTGCAAGAAGGTATTGATCACCCGGCCTTTGGTGTAGCTATCACGCTAGCATTTATCGTCGTTCTTGATGCAGGCAGTCTGCGCCGGCAAGTAGGTATACATGCAGCGTCAATTAACCAAATACAGGCGGATCGAGGAGTGCTCAATAGAGCATTGAGAGAACGAATGGGACATTCCCGAACAGAAATCTTAGCGGGAGTTCTTACAGGTATAGCTAGCGCAACCACGATCAATTACACCCAGACAGCATTTACTGTTTAA
- the pilB gene encoding type IV-A pilus assembly ATPase PilB translates to MSSTPLSGLAKRLVSDNAIDEATAQSAIKAAKREGQTFAQHAVEAKLVKSRDLANIASTAFGSPLFDLSSYNFDLLPKDVVDEKLISKHFALPLYKRGNRLFVAVADPTNLAGLDEINFNTGLNTDAILVETDKLAKAIESYLANSGDIGGGLEGLDDEDLDSLDVESGENRQDDDKDPGGDEAPVVRFVNKVLLDAIRTGASDIHFEPYEKLYRVRLRTDGVLHEVARPPIQLATRISARLKVMSKMDISERRVPQDGRIKMKLSKTKAIDFRVNSLPTLWGEKIVLRILDPSSAKLGIDALGYEESQKKIYMDALAQPQGMILVTGPTGSGKTVSLYTGLNILNTPERNISTAEDPVEINLEGINQVNVSNKVGLNFAEALRSFLRQDPDIVMVGEIRDLETAEIAIKAAQTGHLVLSTLHTNSAPETLTRLMNMGVPTFNIATSVSVIIAQRLARRLCGECKKPVELPEEVLKEEGFDTVTIPESEWHIFQPVGCEHCSKGYKGRVGVYEVVRITDGISRIIMEGGNSIEIADQARKEGFNNLRTSALRKVVMGVTSLEEANRVTKD, encoded by the coding sequence ATGAGCAGCACTCCACTGAGCGGCCTGGCCAAGCGGCTGGTTTCTGACAATGCTATCGATGAGGCTACTGCCCAGTCGGCGATCAAGGCGGCCAAACGTGAGGGGCAGACCTTTGCCCAGCACGCGGTGGAGGCCAAACTGGTCAAGAGCCGAGATCTGGCCAATATCGCATCAACGGCATTTGGTAGCCCCCTGTTTGACCTTTCGAGCTACAACTTTGACCTCCTTCCCAAGGATGTTGTTGACGAAAAGTTGATCAGCAAGCACTTTGCGCTCCCTCTTTATAAGCGCGGCAACCGGCTTTTTGTCGCAGTAGCAGACCCCACCAATCTCGCAGGCCTGGACGAAATCAACTTCAACACCGGCCTGAACACCGATGCCATCCTGGTAGAAACGGACAAGCTGGCCAAAGCCATCGAAAGTTATCTTGCTAATAGTGGCGACATAGGCGGTGGCCTGGAAGGGTTGGACGATGAGGACCTGGACAGTCTGGATGTTGAGAGCGGGGAAAACCGGCAGGATGACGATAAGGACCCCGGAGGGGATGAGGCCCCAGTTGTACGTTTTGTAAACAAGGTGCTATTGGATGCGATCCGTACCGGGGCGTCCGACATACACTTTGAGCCCTATGAAAAGCTTTATCGGGTACGCCTGCGCACCGACGGCGTACTTCATGAAGTCGCCCGTCCACCCATCCAGTTGGCGACCCGGATCTCTGCCCGCTTGAAAGTTATGTCCAAAATGGACATTTCTGAGCGCCGGGTACCCCAGGACGGCCGTATCAAGATGAAGCTGTCCAAGACCAAGGCCATCGACTTCCGGGTAAACAGCCTCCCGACTCTTTGGGGAGAAAAGATCGTTCTGCGGATACTCGACCCCTCTTCTGCCAAGCTGGGCATCGATGCTCTCGGCTACGAAGAGAGCCAGAAAAAGATCTATATGGATGCTCTTGCGCAGCCGCAGGGCATGATCCTGGTGACCGGCCCTACCGGCTCCGGAAAAACCGTATCGCTATACACAGGCCTGAATATTCTGAACACCCCGGAGCGCAATATCTCCACGGCGGAAGACCCGGTAGAAATCAACCTGGAGGGTATTAATCAGGTAAACGTCTCCAACAAGGTGGGACTTAACTTCGCTGAGGCGCTGCGCTCCTTTCTGCGTCAGGACCCGGATATTGTGATGGTGGGGGAGATTCGGGACTTGGAAACGGCAGAAATCGCCATCAAGGCGGCACAGACCGGGCACCTTGTACTCTCTACCCTTCACACTAACTCGGCCCCGGAAACCCTGACGCGACTGATGAATATGGGGGTTCCGACTTTCAATATCGCGACGTCTGTCAGTGTCATTATCGCCCAGCGTCTTGCACGACGGCTCTGCGGCGAGTGCAAGAAGCCGGTAGAGTTACCCGAGGAGGTATTGAAGGAGGAGGGTTTCGATACGGTCACCATCCCCGAAAGCGAGTGGCATATATTCCAGCCCGTCGGTTGCGAGCACTGTTCGAAAGGCTACAAGGGGCGCGTCGGCGTGTATGAAGT
- a CDS encoding pilin yields MKKQQGFTLIELMIVVAIIGILAAVALPAYQDYTTRAKMSEVMGLAAASKTSVSEYFVSMGTMPTDADAAGVNTSAAQSNYVSSIAFTGSGTMATITYAIDTSGIGNSQASGNLVMVGTGNAATGVKWACNSSTVEEKFLPANCR; encoded by the coding sequence ATGAAAAAGCAACAGGGCTTTACTCTTATTGAATTGATGATCGTGGTTGCGATCATTGGTATTCTGGCCGCGGTAGCACTGCCTGCGTACCAGGATTACACCACCCGAGCCAAAATGTCCGAAGTAATGGGCTTGGCTGCAGCAAGCAAGACCTCTGTGTCTGAATATTTCGTGTCAATGGGTACTATGCCTACCGATGCCGATGCTGCCGGTGTAAATACCTCTGCAGCCCAGAGCAATTATGTGTCTAGTATTGCGTTCACTGGTAGTGGAACGATGGCCACTATTACTTATGCCATCGATACTTCCGGTATCGGCAATAGTCAGGCAAGTGGTAACCTGGTCATGGTAGGTACTGGTAATGCCGCAACTGGTGTTAAGTGGGCCTGTAACAGTTCTACCGTTGAAGAAAAGTTCTTGCCGGCAAACTGCCGTTAA